Proteins co-encoded in one Candidatus Bathyarchaeota archaeon genomic window:
- a CDS encoding glycosyltransferase family protein gives MDFDGSRVYIGPCGIGLGHVGRTIPVAMELKRRGAEVMFSTYLEAVEFVRRQGFPVVKSPAISLVSDSTGRIDLKATVLKQGVFALTTLMKQIKAEMEYIKSFRPNIVVSDSRLSTLAAGKLLGIPVVLIINQFRLMIPASQLNQNITKIVDGGIMTMLSGGWGSSDVIIIPDFPRPYTICLDSLRIPQLYKDRVKIGGFILERKPEDVRGSEEVRKEAGASETDKLIYAAISGPIQEKIPLIKMLEPILERFPRDIKVVMSTGNPKRGSDPVKSGSLTVIPWVEDRYKYLKAADAIICRGGHNTIMQSICYSKPSIIIPTPNHTEQYANARRAKELGFAEAIHQDDVNRGMLLRLIDMLTSNPEYDDRFNKINAMGFTDGIENTLEAIAGLLL, from the coding sequence TTGGACTTTGATGGTTCGAGAGTATATATCGGCCCCTGCGGAATAGGACTAGGCCACGTAGGTAGGACCATCCCAGTCGCTATGGAACTGAAACGGCGGGGGGCGGAGGTAATGTTCTCCACCTATTTGGAGGCCGTGGAGTTTGTAAGGCGGCAAGGGTTCCCAGTGGTAAAAAGCCCCGCGATCAGTCTGGTATCGGATTCTACAGGTAGGATCGACCTTAAGGCTACAGTCTTGAAACAAGGAGTCTTCGCTCTCACAACGCTCATGAAGCAGATTAAAGCGGAGATGGAATACATAAAGTCCTTCAGGCCTAACATTGTGGTCTCTGATTCCCGTCTCTCCACCCTAGCAGCCGGGAAGCTCCTTGGGATCCCAGTGGTTCTGATTATCAACCAGTTCAGGCTCATGATTCCTGCCTCTCAGTTAAACCAGAACATCACGAAGATTGTTGACGGGGGCATCATGACAATGCTAAGCGGGGGATGGGGCTCCAGCGACGTTATCATCATTCCCGACTTTCCGAGGCCCTATACGATCTGCCTTGATTCTCTCAGGATACCCCAACTCTACAAGGACCGTGTCAAAATAGGGGGTTTCATTCTAGAGAGGAAGCCGGAAGATGTGCGGGGTTCCGAGGAGGTAAGGAAAGAGGCGGGGGCGTCGGAGACCGACAAATTGATCTATGCAGCCATCAGCGGGCCAATACAGGAGAAGATCCCTCTCATCAAAATGTTGGAGCCAATCTTAGAAAGATTTCCCAGGGATATTAAGGTAGTAATGTCCACAGGGAATCCCAAAAGAGGCTCTGACCCGGTCAAATCCGGGAGCTTGACGGTTATTCCATGGGTTGAGGATCGATACAAGTACCTCAAGGCTGCGGACGCGATTATCTGCAGGGGAGGCCATAACACAATTATGCAGTCCATCTGCTACAGCAAACCAAGCATCATCATTCCTACTCCTAACCATACGGAACAGTATGCAAACGCGAGGAGAGCCAAGGAGCTCGGATTTGCCGAGGCGATCCATCAGGATGACGTTAACAGAGGAATGCTTCTTAGGCTAATTGACATGTTGACGTCTAATCCAGAGTACGATGACAGATTCAACAAGATCAACGCTATGGGCTTCACAGATGGCATCGAGAACACTCTAGAAGCGATAGCCGGGCTACTCCTATGA
- a CDS encoding Mut7-C RNAse domain-containing protein, with protein MDAFLVKCSRDEEMLAYVGTEHSLVLYPVGDQCTFCSAVLNKVSRDELVEEVPQKTLKGYDKFWQSSSHCEKVYSHGSYWERIVEEIFKTSRITDVTKPENSL; from the coding sequence GTGGATGCATTCCTCGTGAAATGTAGCAGGGACGAGGAAATGCTTGCATATGTAGGTACAGAGCATAGTCTTGTGCTTTATCCTGTAGGGGATCAATGCACATTTTGCAGTGCAGTATTGAACAAAGTATCCCGAGATGAGCTTGTTGAAGAGGTTCCTCAGAAAACTCTCAAGGGGTATGACAAGTTCTGGCAGTCTAGTAGTCACTGTGAGAAAGTCTACTCACACGGGAGTTATTGGGAAAGGATCGTTGAGGAAATCTTCAAGACCTCGAGAATCACTGACGTGACAAAGCCTGAAAATTCTTTATAA
- a CDS encoding TIGR00296 family protein — translation MATQLSFELNSRDGAFLVGFARRSIKAALGRGNPPSQKDVSEKLRTICGVFVTLKNASESNHSLRGCIGFPYPLMPLVDVVSKAAVSAALEDHRFPPVGLDEMESIAVEVSVLTPPEKIVVECLEDLPEHVRIGRDGLIVDRGSNRGLLLPQVAVDWGWNAKEFLTQCCLKAYLPPESWMIPGTDIFRFRAIIFTEEEPGGRTVRVELKEI, via the coding sequence ATGGCGACACAATTGAGCTTTGAACTCAACTCAAGGGACGGAGCGTTTCTCGTTGGCTTTGCGAGGAGGTCCATCAAGGCGGCTCTGGGTAGGGGAAACCCTCCTAGTCAGAAAGATGTGTCCGAGAAGCTGAGGACGATCTGTGGTGTGTTTGTTACACTCAAAAATGCTTCTGAATCTAATCATAGCCTACGGGGGTGTATAGGATTCCCTTATCCATTGATGCCTTTAGTGGACGTAGTATCGAAGGCTGCTGTGAGCGCCGCCCTGGAGGACCATAGATTCCCCCCAGTGGGTCTTGATGAGATGGAATCCATTGCTGTGGAGGTTAGTGTGCTCACGCCTCCTGAAAAAATCGTGGTGGAGTGCCTAGAAGATCTTCCCGAACACGTCCGGATCGGGAGAGACGGGCTTATAGTGGATCGGGGGTCCAACAGAGGGTTGCTGTTACCCCAGGTGGCTGTAGACTGGGGGTGGAACGCTAAGGAGTTCCTTACCCAGTGCTGCCTCAAGGCGTATCTACCTCCTGAATCCTGGATGATCCCAGGGACAGATATATTCAGGTTTAGGGCAATCATCTTCACAGAGGAGGAGCCAGGGGGCAGAACCGTAAGGGTGGAGCTCAAGGAAATCTGA